A window of Syntrophales bacterium contains these coding sequences:
- the lsrF gene encoding 3-hydroxy-5-phosphonooxypentane-2,4-dione thiolase — MDWGMENRMSQLIQSDGHCFFLPIDHGYFQGPTSCLEKPGETIKPLLPYCDALFVTRGVLRSSIDPGNTKPVILRVSGGTSVIGEDLANEGITTSIEEIIRLNATAVGISIFVGSKYEHESLTNLSELVNQCEDYGIPVMAVTAVGKELEKRDARYLALCSRIAAELGARVVKTYWCEDFDKVTNSCPVPVVMAGGPKCETELEVFEFVYDGMQKGAIGINLGRNVWQNPNPVAVSRALRAIIHENYTAKEAWELFNTIVQEQK; from the coding sequence ATGGATTGGGGAATGGAAAATCGTATGTCACAGCTCATTCAATCAGATGGTCACTGCTTCTTCTTGCCGATAGATCACGGCTATTTTCAAGGTCCTACCAGTTGCCTGGAAAAACCGGGAGAAACCATCAAGCCGCTTCTCCCCTATTGTGACGCCCTTTTCGTTACCAGAGGGGTATTACGTTCATCAATAGACCCGGGGAACACGAAACCTGTTATTCTGAGGGTATCCGGCGGTACCAGTGTGATCGGTGAAGACCTGGCAAATGAGGGCATTACCACATCAATTGAGGAAATTATTCGCCTCAATGCCACCGCTGTCGGTATTTCCATCTTTGTAGGGAGTAAATATGAACATGAATCGCTGACAAACCTTTCAGAGCTTGTCAATCAATGCGAAGATTACGGCATTCCCGTAATGGCGGTTACGGCTGTCGGTAAAGAATTGGAAAAACGAGATGCCAGATACCTTGCCCTATGTAGCCGTATCGCCGCGGAACTCGGCGCACGGGTGGTAAAAACCTATTGGTGTGAAGACTTTGATAAAGTTACAAATAGTTGTCCTGTCCCCGTGGTCATGGCGGGCGGACCTAAATGCGAAACAGAACTCGAAGTGTTTGAATTTGTTTATGATGGAATGCAAAAAGGTGCCATCGGTATCAACCTCGGGAGAAACGTCTGGCAAAACCCCAATCCTGTTGCCGTCAGCAGGGCTTTGCGGGCCATCATCCACGAAAATTATACTGCTAAAGAGGCATGGGAGCTGTTCAACACCATTGTGCAGGAACAAAAGTAA